Sequence from the Chthonomonas sp. genome:
ATTGCAGCTGCTAATCGTGTGAATTTCGGTTCTTTTGGCGCAGGCGTCTTTGCTGAGTTCACCACTCCCGCCGCCATCAGCGTCGCTCCTAACGGAACGATCTTCATTTGCGATACCGGCAAGCGTCGCATCACGGGCATGTCGGACATGACCGGTGCGTCGTGGTCCGTGCTCGACCTGGTCGGATACTCCTTCGAGGGCGGTGCCATCGCAACGGACTCGTCCAACCGAATTTACAGCCTCAATCCGACCAGCGGCTGGCTCATGCGCTGGGATGATCTAAGCGGCGCTGGGATCGCTGGCTTTGCTTGGAGTCCGACGTCGTTGACGTTCTTCACCCTCCCGCAAGGAGTCAAGGTGGGGCCTGATGGCAAGATCTACGTCGTGGACACTGGTGGCGATCGCATCGTCCGCATGGACAACTTGAGCGGTGTTGGAACCCGGGCTCTGGGCACCACGGGCGCAGGCAATGGCCAGTTCAATGGCCCTCAAGGCCTTGACATTGATGCCGCGGGACGCATCTACGTTGCCGACACCGGCAACAATCGGATCGTCCGCATCGACAACATGAACGGAGATAACTGGGTTGCCATTGGAGCGACCGGCTCCGGCAATGGGCAGTTCAATCGACCCACAAGCGTGATCGTGGTGGAGTAATCTCCCCACCGAATGCTGACAATCTTCGGCGCGCAGAATCAGGACATCGCGTGGTCGAACGCAGTGGTGTGCATTGGCACCTTCGACGGCGTTCACCTCGGCCACCAAGCCCTGATTCGGCGCGCCGTTCAACGTGCGGCGGAACTTGAATTCCCCGCCGTCGTCGTGACCTTCGATCACCATCCGGCAAGAGTCCTTGCGCCGGACCGCTGCCCTCCCGCACTCGGCTCTTTGGCGCAGAACCTTGCGCATATCGCTGAGCTTGGGGTTGCGGCGACGGTCGTACTCCACTTCGATGCCGCGTTGGCCACGACCCGTGCCTCGACGTTCCTGGACGAGATCCTTGTACAGACTCTGCACGCCCGCGAGCTTGTGATCGGCCACGATTTCGCATTCGGAAAGGACCGCGAGGGGACCGGCGAATGGGTCGCCGAGCGGATCTCGGCCGAGACTTTCCCGCCCTTTAGCGTCGACGGTCATCGAGTCAGCAGTTCCGAGATTCGGGGTGCAGTCCAGTCCGGAGATGTTGAACATGCCGCTCGGCTGCTCGGTAGACGCTTCTCGCTCACCGGAGTCGTCGGGCATGGCGAGAAGCTCGGTCGCACGCTCGGGTACCCGACCGCGAATCTAGAGTTGCCTGCGACGCTGGCGATACCAGGTGACGGCGTCTACTCATCAATGGCCCGGACGCGCTTCGGTGTCTTCCCTGCCGCCGTGAGCATCGGGTCCCGCCCCACGGTTGGCGATCGGCCACGAGTGGTGGAGGCGTACCTGCTGGAATATCCTGGCGATTCGCTGTACGGCACTGCTCTGAGCCTGGAGTTTTTGGCGCGTGTGCGTGGCCAAGAGCGATTCAACGACCTCGAACAGTTGAAGAGTCAGATGGCGTCGGACATACAACAAGTCGCACTGGATGCGCGACGATGAGGTGAACCATGCGTAAGAATCGCGGACTCATATTTGGTATTTTGCTCATCGGCCTCGCGGCGGTTGGGTTCATCCTCATGTGCTCAGGTCCTAGCGATGAGGAGCTCATCCGTACTGCGCTCAAGGACGCATTGACCGCCAGCCGTGAAGGAAGATCGGGCCCGGTCACAGATTTTGTGAGTACGAGAGCAACTCTGGATGGCGAACCTGCCCCGGGGATGGGATCGGTCGCGGACTTCGTCCGCAAGTCGAAACCCGACATCGCGCTCACCGACGAACACCTCAGCATTACAGGCGATAAGGCGGCCATTCAAGCGAACGCGAAAGTCAAAATGCAGATCCTGCTCTTCAATCAGACACTTGAATTGAAGGACGTGCGCATCGAGTTTGAGCGCGAGTCCGTCTTGAAGTGGGGACTGCTCCCGAGTTCGAAATGGAAAATAACAAAAATTTCGACAAATGAGCAGGTCCCGCGGGAACTCATGCAATAAGACCGGGTTTGGTATTATTGTGTGAACTTCGCACAAGAGGCGAAGTGCGGTTGCGTGACCGCAAACACTGGAGGTTGCCTATGAAAAAAATCATTGCACTGTTCATCACTGGCGTTTTCGCCGCTGCCCTCATGACTGGTTGTTCGCCAGCCGCTGAGGAGAAGCCGGCCGACGGCGCAACATCCTCGACCGAAGCCAAGCCGGAAGGCGACAAGGCTGCGACGGACACCACTACCACCGCTGCTCCTGAGACTGGCACCACTGCCACCGATGCCGCTGGCGGAGTCGCTGACGCTGCCAAGGACGCTGCCCACTCGGCAGGCGAAGCTGCTGGCGACGCCGCTAAGAAGGCAGGCGAAGCTGCTGGCGAAGCCGCTACCAAGGCTGGCGATGCTGCTGCAGGCGCTGCGACCGATGCAGGTAAGGCTGCTGGCGAAGCTGCTGAGAAGGCCGCTGGCGGTCACTAAGCACTCAATCGGTGATCCGAAAGGATCACCCCAAGCCGTCCCACTCCGGTGGGGCGGCTTTTTTGTGCCCTAGCCGGTGAACTTGTAGCCCACACCTCGGACCGTGAGGATACGGCTCGGCGAGCTCGGGTCTGTTTCCACTCGCTCGCGCAGCCACCGGACGTGGACATCGACCGTGCGTGCAGAGACGAACGAGTCGGGTCCCCAAACCCGATCAAGGAGCGTGTCGCGCGAGAACACCTGACCCGGGTTTCGGGCAAGGAAGTACAGCAGGGCGAACTCCTTGGGGGAGAGCGACAGCGTCTGGCCATCCAATTCCGCTTCGTGCGTTTTGGGGTTGATCATTAGCCCGCCCGCGTCGATGATCTCCAGGGGCTCGTTGCCCACCGACCGCCGCAGCACCGCCTTGACCCGAGCCGCAAGTTCGGACAAGTTGAATGGCTTCACCACGTAGTCATCAGCCCCAATGTCCAGCCCGGCCACGCGGTCCTGCTCCGAAGCCCGCGCGGTGAGAAAGATGATCGGGACCTTGCTCTCGCGGCGGATCGCCTTGCACAGGTCGAAGCCCGACCGGTTCGGGAGCATGACGTCAAGAACGAGCAGGTCGGGCTTCATTTGACGATAGATGCGCATGCCTTCTTCGGCGGTCTCCGCGGTGAACACGGTGAACCCTTCCTTGCGCAGTTTGGCCTCTATCGTTTCGAGGATGGTTTGTTCGTCGTCAACTACTAGGATCTTCATGTGGCGATAATCTCTACGTTCGCGCGTGGAACGCAGACAATATCGCCATTCTCCAGCTTGGCCATCAAAACGCGGACTTCAGTGCCGGACTCCACCACCTGCAGTTGCGCAGGAAGCTCGGTCACCGTACCCAGTTGGCCGAAGTAGGGCTCTCGGATCACGCGGATCGGCGTGCCCGGACCCAACTCACCACCACTGGCTGCCACATGAGCGGTACCACCTTCGATTTCAAGCGGAACAATGATCTCGGGCCGGATAACACCAGCTCGAATCTGCGTTGCTCCATTCATGCTTGCCATCTTGCCTTCAAGCGACTTCAGCAACTTGAATGTCCGGTCCGCCATAGCGAGAGAACCAAAGCCTTCGGTGATCATCATCGTGAGCGGTATGGGCTCTTGGCCAGTGATCGCCACACCGATGTCATATCCCAGGTAGCTCACGAGGTCGGCATCGCGGATGCCGCCTGCGATCAATCCCGCTGCGCCCACTTGTTCGGCACGACGGATGGCGTCGGCAGTGATCATGCTGCCCCCCACCAGAATCGCGCCTTGATCGGAATCGAGGACGTGGCGCGAATCAAGCG
This genomic interval carries:
- a CDS encoding NHL repeat-containing protein, which encodes MVSNKSWVGVAAFCVAAALIVGCGGGGGVAATSGGGATAGSTAGSTAGSTAGSTSGSTSGAPAFQIVVADQGNDRLASMTDMGGSNWATHATGISGGVSPVAIARDSSKRLYYVNPSGNAVVRMDTIAAANRVNFGSFGAGVFAEFTTPAAISVAPNGTIFICDTGKRRITGMSDMTGASWSVLDLVGYSFEGGAIATDSSNRIYSLNPTSGWLMRWDDLSGAGIAGFAWSPTSLTFFTLPQGVKVGPDGKIYVVDTGGDRIVRMDNLSGVGTRALGTTGAGNGQFNGPQGLDIDAAGRIYVADTGNNRIVRIDNMNGDNWVAIGATGSGNGQFNRPTSVIVVE
- a CDS encoding bifunctional riboflavin kinase/FAD synthetase, producing the protein MLTIFGAQNQDIAWSNAVVCIGTFDGVHLGHQALIRRAVQRAAELEFPAVVVTFDHHPARVLAPDRCPPALGSLAQNLAHIAELGVAATVVLHFDAALATTRASTFLDEILVQTLHARELVIGHDFAFGKDREGTGEWVAERISAETFPPFSVDGHRVSSSEIRGAVQSGDVEHAARLLGRRFSLTGVVGHGEKLGRTLGYPTANLELPATLAIPGDGVYSSMARTRFGVFPAAVSIGSRPTVGDRPRVVEAYLLEYPGDSLYGTALSLEFLARVRGQERFNDLEQLKSQMASDIQQVALDARR
- a CDS encoding response regulator transcription factor encodes the protein MKILVVDDEQTILETIEAKLRKEGFTVFTAETAEEGMRIYRQMKPDLLVLDVMLPNRSGFDLCKAIRRESKVPIIFLTARASEQDRVAGLDIGADDYVVKPFNLSELAARVKAVLRRSVGNEPLEIIDAGGLMINPKTHEAELDGQTLSLSPKEFALLYFLARNPGQVFSRDTLLDRVWGPDSFVSARTVDVHVRWLRERVETDPSSPSRILTVRGVGYKFTG